The proteins below are encoded in one region of Arenibacter algicola:
- a CDS encoding BfmA/BtgA family mobilization protein: METFSNIRFKKDTARQFQTFSRQFFNTHTEALQTMLDFFIYNEISPKESFGPNGRTIADLIKKRFNAMVAMMKNIEIHGVLPTKAMLELLFEHSPQKKLGQAPLLMDGKKADPERDMFFKKVEKAIVMERNYTNLKRDLSQIRIEFINLLDKVELVKSSFGKPRLQLDMTPEEFEHVKMKLKSE, from the coding sequence TTGGAAACTTTCAGCAACATACGGTTCAAGAAGGATACGGCGCGGCAGTTCCAAACCTTCTCCAGGCAGTTTTTCAATACCCATACGGAAGCATTGCAAACAATGTTGGATTTCTTTATTTACAACGAGATTTCCCCAAAGGAATCTTTTGGTCCCAATGGTAGGACCATCGCCGACCTAATCAAGAAAAGGTTCAATGCCATGGTCGCCATGATGAAGAACATAGAAATACACGGGGTGCTCCCGACCAAGGCCATGTTGGAACTGCTTTTCGAACACTCCCCCCAGAAGAAACTGGGGCAGGCCCCTTTGCTTATGGACGGAAAGAAGGCAGATCCTGAACGGGATATGTTCTTCAAGAAGGTGGAGAAGGCCATTGTCATGGAAAGGAATTACACCAATCTTAAGCGGGACCTGAGTCAAATAAGGATTGAATTTATAAACCTTCTGGACAAGGTGGAATTGGTAAAGAGCAGCTTCGGAAAGCCCAGGTTGCAACTGGATATGACCCCCGAGGAGTTCGAGCATGTGAAAATGAAATTAAAATCAGAATAG
- a CDS encoding potassium channel family protein produces the protein MKYIIVGLGNFGASLAEKLTAKGNEVIGIDNRMNKVDLFKEKISHTICMDATDEFTVSGLPLKDTDIVIIAIGENQGANVMVTALFKNLRVKRLISRAIDPLHEKVLMAIGVDEIVHPEEETAERWAKKLCLTNVVDSFELSDDFSIIEVEIPTRFVGKTIKEIELRSKFNLLALTTIKKTEVTSVVGKTRSEDSVQGVASPNTILNANEILVIYGANKDLQNFTNQ, from the coding sequence ATGAAATATATTATTGTAGGTCTAGGTAATTTTGGAGCATCATTAGCGGAGAAATTAACGGCTAAAGGAAATGAAGTTATTGGTATTGACAACCGAATGAATAAAGTAGATTTGTTCAAAGAAAAAATTTCGCATACTATCTGTATGGATGCTACAGACGAATTCACAGTTTCCGGGCTACCACTTAAAGATACCGATATCGTTATCATTGCCATAGGAGAAAACCAAGGAGCCAATGTAATGGTCACGGCATTATTTAAAAACTTGCGCGTTAAACGTTTAATAAGTAGAGCAATCGACCCATTGCACGAAAAAGTGCTAATGGCCATTGGAGTAGATGAAATAGTGCATCCCGAAGAAGAAACTGCTGAGCGTTGGGCCAAAAAATTGTGTTTGACCAATGTTGTGGATTCGTTTGAATTAAGTGATGACTTCAGCATCATTGAAGTTGAAATTCCAACTAGATTTGTTGGAAAAACTATCAAAGAAATTGAATTAAGGTCAAAATTCAACCTTTTAGCTTTAACAACAATTAAAAAAACTGAAGTTACCAGTGTTGTCGGCAAGACTAGAAGTGAAGACAGTGTTCAAGGTGTGGCATCGCCAAATACTATTTTGAATGCTAATGAAATTTTAGTCATTTATGGTGCCAACAAAGATTTACAAAACTTTACAAACCAATAA
- the mobB gene encoding MobB family relaxase, with product MYISITKQHLDATFSQSSSDYVAYLEKENEGKLPEHQEHFFDQYNERIQPEQVIKEIDGNTAKLKKREPKFFALTINPSQRELRHINNDPELLKKYVREVMKDYAASFHRDTPVSVDSIKYYAKIEYERTFKGFDREVKENQVYRAKIVRLENEIRMVERGEVSGNVKAMRKEIDRLNAQMPHRIDGQVVAQGMQKPGLQTHVHIIVSRKDVTNRYSLSPGSKYMESESKLNGKMVKRGFKRDQFYENAEKRFDTLFKYQRNYVESYSARKTFVQDPKIYFAQLLGLPTNERSAALRIMGAAGVHVPKLNIPTNKVEAALQAIKQFKKAVDVARSSSSIGI from the coding sequence ATGTACATCAGTATTACCAAACAACATCTGGATGCTACCTTTTCCCAAAGTTCTTCGGATTATGTGGCCTATCTGGAAAAAGAGAACGAGGGTAAATTGCCCGAACATCAGGAACACTTTTTTGACCAGTACAATGAACGGATCCAACCCGAACAGGTCATCAAGGAAATAGACGGCAACACCGCCAAATTGAAAAAAAGGGAACCCAAGTTCTTTGCACTGACCATCAATCCCAGCCAAAGGGAATTGAGGCATATTAACAACGACCCGGAGCTACTCAAAAAATATGTAAGGGAGGTTATGAAGGATTATGCGGCGTCCTTCCATCGCGATACCCCGGTGTCCGTGGACAGTATCAAATATTATGCGAAGATAGAATATGAACGCACCTTTAAAGGATTTGACAGGGAAGTCAAGGAGAACCAGGTGTACCGTGCGAAGATTGTAAGATTGGAAAATGAGATCCGTATGGTGGAACGTGGGGAGGTTTCCGGAAATGTTAAGGCCATGAGGAAGGAAATTGATAGGCTAAATGCCCAAATGCCACACCGTATTGATGGACAGGTAGTGGCACAGGGAATGCAAAAGCCGGGCTTGCAGACCCATGTCCATATCATAGTAAGCAGAAAGGATGTTACCAATAGATATAGCCTTTCTCCCGGGAGCAAATACATGGAGTCGGAGTCCAAACTTAACGGCAAAATGGTCAAGCGTGGATTTAAACGGGACCAATTTTACGAAAATGCTGAAAAAAGGTTCGATACCCTCTTCAAATACCAACGCAACTATGTGGAATCCTATAGTGCCCGTAAGACCTTTGTCCAGGATCCCAAGATCTATTTTGCACAACTTCTGGGATTGCCCACAAACGAACGCAGTGCCGCACTTAGAATAATGGGTGCCGCCGGGGTGCATGTCCCTAAACTCAATATTCCCACGAACAAGGTGGAAGCTGCCCTGCAGGCCATTAAACAGTTCAAGAAAGCTGTTGACGTGGCCAGATCCTCTAGTTCCATAGGCATTTAG
- a CDS encoding type IV secretory system conjugative DNA transfer family protein, which produces MVLITIGIYAVLIAVFYLSYTHYTYAYVQNILMLMLLGVALHNLHGWQEFTKVLLWWLLPFQIVNLGFFIGFNYHFGIPKNPEKFKVRFNLLNGSLVLKNIRRGASIIGSAGSGKTESVVYGFLKHFGQHRFSGVIHDYKDFEITEMAYPLFGKADIPFHIISFDDIHCRVNPIAARYMTDEESVNEISRVLLENLLEQRESIAMGSSKFFNDAVEGLLGGLIWKLKTDHAEFCTLPHLIATYQYLDTEYLIHFLSSNYTSKAMADAFISGKDSERQTAGVMGTLANALKKISTQRIFMALSADEVPLDINNSVHPSVVSIVNNPKFETAYSPVIATIIHTITKQMCIRERPPSFILMEEAPTIRLLNMHRIPATLRSYDIATIYVLQDKIQNDMMYGDKASRAILSNLSYQFFGKANDPDTARYYERFFEIVKRPTMSVSKGENTLNFDTRITKGEREVSKIRAEEFFRLKEGEFIAFADGKDKKVRFPKPNIVKGLPEPKFQIGDAAIKANFEQIHLDVRKFLQFK; this is translated from the coding sequence ATGGTACTTATCACAATTGGAATCTATGCAGTGTTGATTGCAGTATTTTATCTTTCCTATACACACTACACGTATGCCTATGTCCAAAATATTCTAATGTTGATGCTGTTGGGAGTCGCTCTACATAACCTGCATGGCTGGCAGGAATTTACCAAAGTGTTGTTGTGGTGGTTATTGCCCTTTCAAATAGTCAATCTGGGATTTTTTATAGGCTTCAATTATCACTTTGGAATTCCTAAAAATCCTGAAAAGTTCAAGGTCAGATTCAATCTGTTGAACGGTAGTCTAGTACTTAAGAATATTCGACGGGGTGCCTCTATCATAGGGTCGGCCGGAAGTGGCAAAACAGAAAGCGTGGTCTATGGTTTTCTAAAACACTTTGGCCAACACCGGTTTTCCGGGGTCATCCACGATTATAAAGATTTTGAGATTACTGAAATGGCCTATCCTCTTTTTGGTAAGGCCGATATTCCCTTTCATATTATCTCCTTTGACGATATCCATTGCCGGGTAAATCCCATTGCGGCCCGCTATATGACAGATGAAGAAAGCGTTAATGAGATTTCAAGGGTACTTTTGGAAAACCTCTTGGAACAGCGGGAATCCATTGCCATGGGATCTTCCAAATTCTTCAACGATGCCGTTGAAGGTCTTTTGGGCGGGTTGATCTGGAAATTGAAAACTGACCATGCGGAATTTTGTACCCTGCCACATCTCATTGCCACCTATCAATACCTGGATACCGAATACCTGATACATTTTCTAAGTTCCAATTATACCTCCAAGGCCATGGCGGATGCATTTATCTCCGGAAAGGATTCCGAACGACAGACCGCTGGGGTAATGGGTACTCTGGCCAATGCACTAAAAAAGATCAGTACCCAGCGTATCTTTATGGCCCTTTCGGCCGATGAAGTGCCCTTGGATATCAACAACTCTGTGCACCCATCTGTGGTTTCCATAGTGAACAATCCCAAATTTGAAACCGCCTATTCCCCGGTAATAGCCACCATAATACATACCATAACAAAACAAATGTGTATTCGTGAGCGGCCACCCTCATTTATCCTTATGGAGGAGGCCCCTACCATTCGATTGCTCAATATGCACCGTATTCCTGCAACTTTAAGAAGTTATGACATTGCCACTATTTATGTGCTCCAGGACAAGATACAAAACGATATGATGTACGGGGACAAGGCCAGCAGGGCCATTTTGAGCAACCTTTCCTACCAGTTCTTTGGGAAGGCAAACGACCCCGATACGGCCCGATATTACGAACGCTTTTTTGAAATCGTTAAACGGCCGACCATGAGTGTGAGCAAGGGAGAGAATACCTTAAATTTTGATACCCGTATTACCAAAGGGGAGCGGGAGGTAAGCAAGATACGGGCGGAGGAATTTTTTAGGTTGAAGGAAGGGGAGTTCATCGCCTTCGCCGATGGTAAGGATAAAAAAGTACGTTTTCCCAAACCTAATATTGTCAAAGGACTTCCCGAGCCTAAATTCCAAATCGGGGATGCGGCTATAAAAGCAAACTTCGAACAGATCCATTTGGATGTTAGGAAGTTTCTGCAATTTAAATGA
- a CDS encoding DUF6876 family protein codes for MNFKTREIKERIQHFNGSLVLYQIPLIRTKFTEGIRYLAQAGECFWLVTDTSVIAKSLMDKSRFIAIDFRKLNEEEKDIMGYEAKIDYSDGNGHIFETQKYHLTDFPLDELRLFFVEDTLMLPSEY; via the coding sequence ATGAACTTCAAAACTAGAGAAATTAAGGAACGGATACAACATTTTAACGGTTCGTTAGTACTATATCAAATTCCACTTATCCGGACAAAATTTACAGAGGGCATAAGATACCTTGCACAGGCCGGAGAATGCTTTTGGCTGGTTACGGACACCTCTGTTATCGCCAAAAGCCTCATGGACAAAAGTCGATTCATTGCCATCGATTTTAGAAAACTCAACGAGGAGGAAAAGGACATTATGGGATATGAGGCCAAAATTGATTACAGTGATGGCAATGGGCATATTTTTGAGACCCAAAAATATCATTTGACGGATTTTCCGTTGGACGAACTCAGATTGTTCTTTGTGGAAGATACCCTGATGCTTCCCAGTGAATATTGA